CAGATGGAGAACCAACAACCTTCAGGTCAACCCTTGTTTCTTTTGACCAGGTCCCAACTCCTGAAGAGAGCACAGAAATGACCAAGCAACTTTTGACGTTTTCCGAACTTATAAGCTCTGACATTCAGAGATATTTCGGGCAGAAAACCAAGGATGAAGACCCAGACTCTTGCAATATCTATGAAGACTACTTTACTCCCCGCCTGTCAGGAGGCCAGGAGATGTATTACCATGATCTGGTAAGGATGGCTCAGAACAAAAACCAGGAGAAGGAGGACTTATTTAACCCACTTACACCTCCAGTCGAATTTGATGAAAAGATATTAAAAACCATCTGTGCAAAAGAAGACCCAAAGAAACTTGGACCCCTGTGTGAGCTGTTTGACTTTGGCCTTCGTAAATACTTAAAACAAAAGTCATCCCTAGCCAAGGATGGAAGGCAACAAAGACTAGATAAGAAGTATGCACATATTGTTCCCATGCATAGAAGACTCTTGCCACTTTCATTTTGGAAAGAACCATCTCCAGATCCATCATGCATGTTAAACACGAATACACCAGACTTTAGTGACCTCCTGGAAAACTGGACATCCGACGCTCATAATGAACTACATGGCGCTTCTAGGGACCTTTTTAGGTGAATTCACAGTAGATAGGTCAATGCATGGACTTTACTGCAGTAAAACAaagtaatacattttgacttgatatacaagcaatgtcttgatataagagtagcgtcatgagTTTCCATTAATTCTTAtggagaaatttgctttgatacacaagtgctttggcttacaagcatgtttccgggaacaaattatgcttgaaatccaaggttttactgtaaaatatttaaaaaacaacagttttttttttaaacagagtctaaaagtggtggctggtgctcaattttttttgggggggcacaaacaaactgaaaaaaacacagccactgtgccatcaaacacagctactgtacccatcaattgccgcgagtgtgccccatcaattgccgcgagtgtgccccatcaattgccacgagtgtgccccatcaattggcacgagtgtgccccatcaattgccacgagtgtgccccatcaattgccgcgagtgttccccatcaattgccgcgagtgtttcccatcaattgccgcgagtgtgccccatcaattgccacgagtgttccccatcaattgccgccagtgttccccatcaattgccgcgagtgtgccccatcaattgccacgagtgtgccccatcaattgccacaagtgtgccccatcaattgccacaagtgtgccccatcaattgccacaagtgtgccccatcaattgccacaagtgtgccccatcaattgccacaagtgtgccccatcaattgccgcgagtgttccccatcaattgccgccagtgtgccccatcaattgccgccagtgtgccccatcaattgccacgagtgtgccccatcaattgccgccagtttgccccaattgctgccagtgtgccccaccaattgccacgagtgtgccccatcaattgccacgagtgttccccatcaattgccgtcagtgtgccccatcaattgccgcgagtgtgccccatcaattgccgcgagtgtgccccatcaattgcttccagtgtgccacccctcccccgcccggcacttacctgtctcggcgctgtcctccacgctccgagtcctccatgtcttctcccgtcctcttcccgTCATCTCTGCTaggattggacgcctgataggtgaCACGGTAACCAGactcgagcacctgattggccgagaggcgggtcagtgttagggaagcgatttattcgcttctctaacacaacactgtgtaaacagcgaacgcacagcattgcgcctgctgtttaccaatttggaagccttttagagtggctctaatcaggcgcttccaaaaacacccccaccgctgtaattcagatgcccggcacCCGACAAGgggcggacacctgaatagtgggtggcagcggcgacaatagatagattcatgcaatgcaggaatctatctattggtgatagagcggtgcaggagagagggggcggcgctccggcgccctctatagacgcaccgccactggagaCTGGTGTGGTAAAATATTCAAACATAATTTGTTTAAAAAGAAATTCGACCCAGATGACTCCTGATGAACACGACAGCAAGCGAAACCCACGGAGAGCCACCATGAATTGCATTTTAACAattaaaaatgtttacttttatttatttattttacattcttgAGAGGTATTTGGTGTTGTTACAGAAAttgttttgggctttttttttaaattgccatgTTTCAACTTTGTTGATAAAGTAGTCTTCAGTGTTGAACTGTATGCTGTTGTTGGTGATTTTCATTTAAAGGAAATTCCATTGTAATGCTCAGCTTTTGTGTATCACCTTTGCTAGCGTCCTACTTTACAGCAGTTCTTTGCATCATCATTCTTTTCTTGCGATACAcgcaaagccttttttttttccaaacagacTGCTGGTCTTATGACCATCGGAGTTGTTGGTTTTGCCGCGGTCAACGTGGCATCACATCAAGAGGGGCGGAGTTAGGACCTGTGTCAACAGGCTTTGCTCTCGTGTTGATGACGTCATTTTGACTTCAGATTGAGCTGCTTCTAAAgtcattcagaattcattgacagGTGTATCCAACTTGATTCAAGCAGGTTTTGCTTCCTCATAGAAAAGTATGAGTATGGAAAGCCCATCAACAGAGACCcccaaccagggccgtctttaatgttgattggacaatgggcaaaaaaattctgaaagacacaggggaaaaaaaaaaaaacacaaattgcagcctcactgtgccatcaattgcagcccctgtgcccatcatatgcagcccctgtgcccatcatatgcagcccctgtgcccaccatatgcagcctctgtgcccttcATAAAgcgtgtatatacatacatacagtaaaaccttggattgcgagcacatAATTTGTTTCGGAAACATGCTAATCCAAAGCGCTTTTTATTTCAAAgcaaaatttccccataagaaataatgggaactaaaatgattcgttccacaacccatttattcataggtctttcagtttatagtccatataaaaaagattatagcaatgtgataagttgtgtaaccataaaatgtccacaaacggaagcctccacaaggagaTTAGAATTAAAATCCAGCaagagctccagagtataaaagagaagagaggcgcctctgaggccactttcacactgggcgcaggAGGTGCGCTAGCAGTATAGTGGCGCTAAAAACCccagctagtggccgaaaaagggttaataccgcccgtaatgcgcctctgcagaggcgcattgcaggcggtattaccgcggtttcccattgctttccatgggaaggagcggtggaggagcagtaagcACCCCGCTCTAAAGATGCTTGCGCACCTCTTTAGTGTGAAAgctttcgggctttcacactgaagacggCACGGTAGGATTTTttcggcgctatttttagtgctaaaccgcctgaaaaacgcgtcagtgtgaaaggggccagagtgtagaaataagttgctaaatgttgtaccttcattaaatgtaaccatattgctacacttagaggcgcctctcttctcttttatactcagttgtgacatgacgctactcttatatcaagacatcgcttgtatattatCAAgccaaaacatattaaaaaaaaattctcgtcttgcaaaacactctcaaaccaaggtttaactataaggcttcatttccactggcgtttttacagccacttttctgagcgttttttacagcttaaaaacgcctgtccatgttattctatggcatcatgcccacataggcgtttttgagctgcaaatggcataggcgtttttgagctgcaaatggcataggcgtttttgagctgtaaaaaaaaaaacgcgggaccagggcgttctgtggctccagcaatagagctgtaaaaacgccagacattaaaaaaacgctcaaaaacgctaccgcagcgtttttgttttttacaaaataaacatggacaggcgtttttaagctgtaaaaaaggctaaagaaagtggctgtaaaaacgccagtggaaatgaagcctaatatatatattatttacgtGGTATACCGGTACTTTTATGGCTTTTGCATATTAAAAAACATGTAGTGGTAGTACACTGCCATCTTCTGTTCAATAAAAAGTACAGCAATCAATAAGAGGCCAAAGACATTTGGAGTCAACTGAACAAAGTGGTTTATTAAAAGGATTTCAGAAAACAGCAGCAATGTTTGGGACATATTCAGATGATATTAAACAATAAtttgtaaggaaaataaaaaaaacacacacaccttgCTTGcgacgtcacacacacacacaatgtgatAACCCTGTGGGGATCCGGAGTATTTGGCATATATAGCTAGTGGTCACTTGGTGAAGAAGCGTGGTCCTCTGTCTGTTCCTGGAGCCGTTTTGTCTGTACCGTGTGTTCCAGTGATGGTGAACATTACATTTTGCCTTTCATTCATGTTTACAATGAGAGCAGTATAGTGTccaatttaaaggggagttccacccacaatttcactttttatatataaatacccctgtaatacacaagcttaatgtattctagtaaagttagtctgtaaactaaggtccgttttgttaggttgttacagcatttagacactttataaaatagaaattgactggggccatcttaagtgtgggcatcatgaagccagactgtatgacttcctggatttcagccttgcagatctcgcacatgctcagtgctgcacaagcagtgtaataggtttcagatcaggtttcagcacctgtactgtccaagtcacatgattcttcgagactggggagtgcacagactcctggaaagttacacccactacattcccaggagtctgtgcggtgtaggttaggaagcttaagcacctaggtgcaggaagtgggaagattaactattctgcctagcaacaacactttgaaggcatctaaaaaaaaaaaattcttaaaggactaatgacatttttttaaaactactgatgtaatgttatatttatgggtggaactccactttaatagggTGCCATGTATTTTCAGGgctgtcacaatttaaatcaACTTCTAATTGGAACCCACCAACATGGGAGGATCTTTCCAAAACGCACTGCAGCATATCACTACAAGAATGGGCCTCTTACATGAACCGCTAGTCgaactttctttgttttttttatttctctaaaATTATATATTAGTGTTACACACAGTGGGGAAGGAGACAATACAgccagatttgtttttttttttctctgcgactcttttggagagatttcccctcactttctgttcatACAGGAAGTGGTGTAAAATCCCTTCAGTAGGAACACTATGACAAAACATTATTCAGTAAAACGGGTTAGGGTTAAAACACCTGTCATGTACttaaaaggggtgttccagccttttttttaagtttattaaaagtcagcagctacaaaaaaagtgtagctgctggctcttaataaacagacacttacccgctccacggttccagcgacgcgccggctggggctccgctcctcgccggcctgcgtcttcattcctagtgtgggcacccggcagtgacagctttcggcttcacggccgggcacccactgcgaatgcgcgagcggcacggcgtcgtccgattggacaggcgctcgcctacagggatgGGCTGCAAtgaggcgattaagctattcgccttaccagcccctcggcggaaggaggaagtgggacaccccccccccccaaaaaaaattgacatgccaaatgtggcatgtaagggggggggaaggagtggattaagcagaagttccatttttaggtggaactccgctttaaagcggtccCTGCCCTCCTATACCAGCGACAACCACTCCCCTCTGAGGCAACCTACCTACCTGGCCAATGGAGAGCCAGACTATCCATCTATTGTAGAGCTCAAGTGTCTAAATAATCTTTAGCATCCAACACACCCAGTTGTCCGGTCCCTCTACTTTGTGTTCTGTGGTTCTGCCCAGTTGCTGCCATGTCACATGACAGagtccccaagtcccgctacaaatctaaaggagaacgaagattcgcaggcCAAGGACCGCGGCTATGGAGCGCTCGACCTACAGACATTCGGATGGAAAAgaaccttcagaaaaaaactaagacacatctattctgaagcatggctggacgacgacattggatacagcgccttgaggcgatttaccgtatttattggcgtataccgcgcacttttttgccctgaaaatcagggcaaaattgtgggtgcgcgatatacgccgatacccgcgctgagtttgaaccactgcgccgggatataccgagcgcagtacactcgggtatagtcaggaaggctcggctcctctcgtggtcacgtcctgtgcgtcctttacgcgagaggagccgagcctgctcggctatacccgagtgtactgcgctcggtatatgccggcgcagtggttcaaactcagcgcgggaagcggggatcgagccgggaggacaccacgatggccgcagaaggacactggaccggacgaggccgccgatggacgacgggcaggacgccaacgaggggcatccaaactaagtattttttttttccaggaatttttcttcaagttcgggtgtgtgcgctatacgccggggcgcgcaataggccgataaatacggtagttcgcatttttaacgctatacaagttactcactcagagTAGCGATACAGGAACAGGCAGATAGAACCATGGCACGCAGGGGGAACAAGCATCAAACATAACCAGATGTGTGTTGGATGCAGAAGATCCTTAGTCTGGCAAACAAATAATAATCAGACTTTTGTACCATAAAATATTTTACTTGAAGTCAATTGAGAAATAAAGGAATTCAGAAAAAGTTGGCATATGCTGCCAGCTACAGGAGGCTGGGACACTGGCAAACAGTCATAAGGCCagtccccataaaaaaaaaagggaggggtggGACCTGCAAGTACAAAAATCCATTGAGGAACACAGGAATTCTCAAAGAGTCTGGGCAGTCAAAGTAGTCAGAGGTGGGCAACAGCTGCTGACAGGTCCATCCATAAGGTGCCACCAGGGGCAATCTGAAGCGGGGAGGAGAGACCCgccagggaccccagaaaacggtgttccggggccacactgtgcaaaacgagctgcacagtggaggcaagtataacatgattgttatttttttaaactaagcTATAGTATTACTTTAAtcgcttaaggaccacctcctgcacataggtgtcggcagaatggcacgactgggcacaagcacatacaggtacgtcctctttaagtgtccagccgtgggtcgcgggcgcgcgccccggtccgaagccccgtgacctgatcgccgctggagtccagtgatcggtctccggagctgaagaacggggagagctgtgtgtaaacacagcttccccgttcttcacctttgggccgtcatcgatcgtgtgttcccttttatagggaaacacaattgatgatgtcacacctacagccacacccccctacagttagaaacacatatgaggtcacacttaaccccttcagcgtcccccttgtggttaactcccaaactgcaattgtcattttcacagtaaacaatgcattttttgctgtgaaaatgacaatggtcccaaaaatgtgtcaaaattgtccgccataatgttgcggtcacagaaaaaaaaaaaaacgctgatcgccgccattagtagtaaaaaaaataaaataataaaaatgcaataaaactaccccctattttgtaaacgctaaaaattttgcgcaaaccaatcgataaacgcttattgcgattttttttccccaaaaataggtagaagaatacgtatcggcctaaactgagtacaaattaatttttttttatatatttttgggggatatttattatagcaaaaaggtaaaaaatattgaatttttttcaaaattgtcactatatttttgttaatagcgcaaaaaataaaaaacgcagaggtgatcaaataccaccagaagaaagctttatttgtggggggaaaaaaaaaggacgccaattttgtttgggagccacgtcgcacgaccgcgcaattgtcagttaaagcgaacgcagtgccgaatcgcaaaaactgtcctaaaggtcggggtcttaagtggttaagttcacATTTGTAAGCTTTGTACTCCCCCAGCAGCATCAGTATTGTTATATACGGTTATATAATGTACTCCAAGACACCATTAGAAATGAAGCCCAGAGCAAAGCCACAAACAGTTGTGCTGCTTATGTATCCAGGAGACGGACGTGGTCTGGCTTGTCATTTAACCCAATCAAAATAACAGATCTTTCCATCTATACAGATATTATGTACCATTCATCCCGACACCCATATTTTTATCACCAACTGCAGAAACCATCACTGCCGCTCACAGGAACATGTGCATTTGCATACAAATCGTTTCAAAACGTTTCAGTGCAAATATTAAACTCACATTTACA
The Rana temporaria chromosome 6, aRanTem1.1, whole genome shotgun sequence DNA segment above includes these coding regions:
- the PERCC1 gene encoding protein PERCC1, translated to MATGVIRNLAELKFPSSFQNPYLLPDLTQDVDFQDSSEEEEEILDEEEMDDLSDGEPTTFRSTLVSFDQVPTPEESTEMTKQLLTFSELISSDIQRYFGQKTKDEDPDSCNIYEDYFTPRLSGGQEMYYHDLVRMAQNKNQEKEDLFNPLTPPVEFDEKILKTICAKEDPKKLGPLCELFDFGLRKYLKQKSSLAKDGRQQRLDKKYAHIVPMHRRLLPLSFWKEPSPDPSCMLNTNTPDFSDLLENWTSDAHNELHGASRDLFR